In Plutella xylostella chromosome 27, ilPluXylo3.1, whole genome shotgun sequence, one genomic interval encodes:
- the LOC125490781 gene encoding uncharacterized protein LOC125490781 has product MRQGGLTSPDLFNLYVNELIVGLRSTKVGCHVGGVCMNNLSYADDMVLLSPSINGLQKLLSVCENYANSHGLKYNVSKTEMLVFRAGRGPERVPEVVLNGAPVRVVQRFKYLGHILTEDLRDECDIERERRALSIRCNMLARRFHRCSSDVKITLFKAYCQNMYTCHLWIKYTRRAMSTMRVQYNDAYRTLMRLPRFCSASSMFAEAGVPDFFAVLRSRIASFWSGLSSSGNAILNAVSQDITNPFYKHWISVHQDANRK; this is encoded by the coding sequence ATGCGCCAAGGTGGGCTCACCTCTCCGGACCTCTTCAACCTGTACGTCAATGAGCTTATCGTGGGTCTGAGGAGCACCAAGGTCGGTTGTCATGTCGGGGGGGTTTGTATGAACAACCTCAGTTATGCGGATGACATGGTGCTCCTCAGCCCCTCGATCAACGGTCTCCAGAAGCTGCTTTCAGTCTGTGAGAATTATGCCAATTCTCACGGGCTGAAGTACAACGTATCTAAGACGGAGATGTTGGTGTTTAGGGCTGGCAGAGGTCCGGAGAGGGTCCCTGAGGTAGTTCTGAACGGTGCGCCAGTTCGGGTTGTGCAGCGGTTCAAGTACCTTGGCCATATTTTGACGGAGGACCTGAGAGACGAGTGTGACATCGAGCGGGAGAGGCGGGCGCTCTCGATCAGATGCAACATGCTCGCGCGTAGATTCCACAGATGCAGCAGTGATGTCAAAATTACTCTTTTTAAAGCATACTGCCAAAATATGTACACCTGCCATCTGTGGATCAAGTACACCAGAAGGGCGATGAGCACCATGAGGGTGCAGTATAATGATGCATACCGCACGCTCATGCGGCTGCCACGCTTCTGTAGCGCGTCGAGCATGTTCGCGGAGGCGGGGGTGCCCGACTTTTTCGCCGTCCTCAGGTCACGTATCGCTTCTTTCTGGTCGGGGCTGAGCAGCTCCGGAAATGCAATCTTGAATGCTGTATCGCAAGATATCACCAATCCTTTTTACAAGCATTGGATATCTGTTCATCAGGACGCGAATCGCAAATGA
- the LOC119690952 gene encoding collagen alpha-1(I) chain-like: MPPGGGAPAEHAARGPPAASGLHAAPGAPYAHEEHAACGPPAVPGRPATPGASYEDAARGRPASPGPAGPAYASYEHAERSRPASPGAPYAHEQHAARGPPAVRPPRKARRVFRGPRTLGARP, encoded by the coding sequence ATGCCcccaggcggcggcgcgcccgccGAGCATGCGGCGCGTGGCCCTCCCGCGGCGAGCGGCCTCCATGCCGCGCCCGGCGCGCCCTACGCGCACGAGGAGCACGCGGCGTGCGGGCCCCCTGCGGTGCCCGGCCGCCCCGCCACGCCCGGCGCGTCCTACGAGGACGCAGCGCGCGGTCGCCCCGCCTCGCCTGGCCCGGCTGGCCCGGCCTACGCGTCCTATGAGCACGCGGAGCGCAGCCGCCCCGCCTCGCCCGGCGCGCCCTACGCGCACGAGCAgcacgcggcgcgcgggccCCCTGCGGTGCGGCCCCCCCGCAAAGCCCGGCGCGTCTTCCGAGGACCGAGGACACTCGGCGCGCGGCCTTGA